From a region of the Branchiostoma floridae strain S238N-H82 chromosome 13, Bfl_VNyyK, whole genome shotgun sequence genome:
- the LOC118429092 gene encoding nuclear protein localization protein 4 homolog: MRRGAKASSASSKMQEIIVRVQSPTGTTRISVSSNQTIPKFLQKVEEELSVGHGTWKLYQNRDRSGELKPGSRKTLHSTNIRHGDMLYLVPSSGLDTTDSAGSQDVGSNDVEEDEVDILLSKQDGRIARERDEQLCHHGPKGKCVHCTSLEPYNEEYLQKSEIKHMSFHAHLKKLMGGVDKGKFVALENMSVKIRPGCTEHPPWPGGICTKCQPSAVTLNRQKYRHVDNIMFENHTIVDRFLDYWRKTGNQRLGFLYGKYEHHKDVPLGIRATVAAIYEPPQVGTANSLELLEDRNADVVDDIARKLGLRKVGWIFTDLVADDSGKGTVKNFRNADSVFLSAEECIMAGEFQNQHPNCTKLSPDGTFGSKFVTVVASGDESHQIHFEGYQVSNQCMALVRDDCLVPTKDAPELGYIKESTPEQYVPDVFYKEKDSYGNLVTLLARPLPVEYLLVQVTTGFPVDPVSTFNIRVAKPFPIENRADIGDIQDFGQLTAYMQQFPGYRLLETMSDLHFLSYLATMDMLPLKDHMDPLLEGVREQNAETVEHWSKTDQWATVEQLITAHAPSPPVGGGPSAAGPAFPPGGAAGGVWECKHCTLINQAHNASCEICSLPRT; the protein is encoded by the exons ATGCGACGTGGAGCGAAAGCATCTTCGGCGTCTTCAAAGATGCAGGAGATC ATTGTGCGGGTCCAGTCGCCCACTGGGACTACACGGATATCTGTCAGCAGCAACCAGACCATTCCCAAGTTCTTACAGAAG GTTGAAGAGGAACTTTCTGTCGGCCATGGTACATGGAAACTGTATCAGAACAGGGACCGTTCAGGGGAGCTGAAGCCTGGCAGCAGGAAAACTCTTCACAGCACCAACATCAG ACATGGAGACATGCTGTACCTGGTGCCATCATCAGGACTGGACACCACTGACTCCGCAGGAAGCCAGGATGTCGGGAGTAATGATGTGGAGGAAGATGAAGTAGACATCTTGTTATCCAAACAGGATGGCCGCATCGCCAGGGAGAGAGATGAGCAGCT ATGTCATCATGGACCCAAAGGAAAATGTGTACACTGTACCTCCCTAGAG CCCTACAATGAGGAGTATCTGCAGAAGTCAGAAATCAAGCACATGTCCTTCCATGCTCACCTGAAGAAACTGATGGGAGGAGTGGACaa GGGGAAATTTGTGGCGCTTGAGAACATGAGTGTGAAGATTCGGCCAGGCTGCACCGAGCACCCGCCGTGGCCAGGAGGTATCTGTACCAAGTGTCAACCAAGTGCAGTTACTCTGAACAGACAG aaatatcGTCATGTGGACAACATCATGTTTGAAAACCACACCATAGTTGACCGGTTCCTGGACTACTGGAGGAAAACTGGAAACCAGCGTTTAGGGTTCTTATATGGGAAATATGAGCACCACAAAGACGTCCCACTGGGGATAAGGGCCACTGTAGCAGCGATCTATGAACCTCCACAG GTTGGAACAGCAAACAGTTTGGAGCTTCTTGAAGACAGGAATGCTGATGTTGTGGATGACATTGCAAGGAAGCTTGGACTCAGGAAG GTTGGATGGATCTTTACTGACTTGGTGGCTGATGATTCTGGCAAAGGAACTGTCAAGAACTTCCGGAATGCG GATTCAGTCTTCCTTAGTGCAGAAGAGTGTATCATGGCAGGAGAGTTTCAGAACCAACATCCCAACTGTACAAAACTGTCTCCAGATGGTACTTTTGGATCCAAATTTGTCACTGTGGTGGCTTCAG GTGATGAAAGTCACCAGATCCACTTTGAGGGTTACCAGGTGTCCAACCAGTGCATGGCTCTGGTGCGGGACGACTGCTTGGTGCCCACCAAGGATGCCCCTGAGCTGGGGTATATAAAGGAGTCCACCCCAGAACAGTATGTGCCTGATGTTTTCTACAAG GAGAAGGATTCCTACGGCAACTTGGTGACATTGCTGGCCCGGCCCCTCCCAGTGGAGTACTTACTGGTACAG GTTACAACAGGTTTTCCTGTTGACCCTGTGTCTACCTTCAACATCAGGGTGGCCAAGCCCTTTCCTATTGAGAACAGAGCAGATATTGGTGACATACAG GACTTTGGCCAGCTGACTGCGTACATGCAGCAGTTCCCTGGGTATCGTCTGTTGGAGACCATGTCAGACCTACATTTCCTCTCCTACCTGGCAACAATGGACATGCTACCATTGAAG GACCACATGGACCCTTTGTTGGAAGGTGTGCGGGAACAAAATGCAGAGACTGTGGAACATTGGTCCAAGACTGACCAGTGGGCGACAGTGGAACAACTGATCACTGCACATG CACCAAGTCCACCTGTGGGTGGTGGACCTTCAGCTGCAGGACCAGCCTTTCCTCCAGGGGGCGCTGCTGGCGGTGTGTGGGAGTGTAAACACTGCACCCTCATCAACCAAGCACATAATGCCTCCTGTGAGATATGTAGCCTGCCCAGAACCTAG